Proteins encoded in a region of the Frondihabitans sp. 762G35 genome:
- a CDS encoding zinc ribbon domain-containing protein, with protein sequence MPLKARPEDQALLLDLQRLDMMLQQLAHRARQLPENKVLADVDTQTSALRVRLTSEEGVWEDARRDLARLESDVAIVEARVARDRSRLETSSSQKDIQALEGELAALATRQSDLEDQELEVMDRVEQTGAVVDATRGELDALAATAATTVAAKETALAGIEAERVEAVANRATIAGRVPADLLALYERQRERYGVGASHLRAGVSSASGVALTGSDLAAVRSAAPDDVILCPDSDAILVRTDESGI encoded by the coding sequence ATGCCTCTGAAAGCCCGTCCCGAAGACCAAGCCCTCCTCCTCGACCTGCAGCGGCTCGACATGATGCTGCAGCAGCTCGCCCACCGGGCCCGGCAGCTTCCCGAGAACAAGGTCCTGGCCGATGTCGACACGCAGACATCCGCCCTCCGGGTGCGCCTGACGAGCGAGGAGGGGGTCTGGGAGGACGCCCGCCGCGACCTCGCGCGCCTCGAATCCGACGTCGCGATCGTGGAGGCACGCGTGGCGCGCGACCGGTCCCGACTCGAGACCTCGTCGTCGCAGAAGGACATCCAGGCCCTCGAGGGCGAGCTGGCCGCCCTGGCCACCCGCCAGAGCGACCTCGAAGACCAGGAGCTCGAGGTGATGGATCGCGTCGAGCAGACGGGAGCCGTCGTCGACGCGACGCGCGGCGAACTCGACGCTCTCGCCGCGACCGCGGCGACCACCGTCGCGGCCAAGGAGACGGCGCTGGCCGGGATCGAGGCCGAGCGGGTCGAGGCGGTCGCGAACCGCGCGACGATCGCCGGTCGGGTTCCCGCCGACCTCCTGGCCCTCTACGAACGTCAGCGCGAACGCTACGGTGTCGGCGCCTCGCACCTGCGGGCCGGCGTGTCGAGCGCCAGCGGTGTGGCGCTGACCGGGAGCGACCTGGCGGCCGTCCGGTCGGCCGCCCCCGACGACGTGATCCTCTGCCCCGACAGCGACGCCATCCTCGTGCGCACGGACGAGTCCGGGATCTGA
- a CDS encoding SPOR domain-containing protein, with protein sequence MADEFWFNTKTHQVEEGMVSPAVDRAGPYATRAEAEHALAQIKANSEKWAAEEAEDDR encoded by the coding sequence ATGGCTGACGAATTCTGGTTCAACACGAAGACCCACCAGGTGGAGGAGGGCATGGTCTCTCCCGCCGTCGACCGGGCAGGCCCCTACGCCACCCGCGCGGAAGCGGAGCACGCCCTCGCGCAGATCAAGGCGAACAGCGAGAAGTGGGCGGCCGAGGAGGCCGAGGACGACCGCTGA
- the map gene encoding type I methionyl aminopeptidase — protein MPRDHDGHLTPGRISAQRPVPVAIPRPEYVGKAAPAPYTGGDVYDAADIELIRESSRIASDAITAVGAAIVPGVTTDELDRIAHEYVISHDAYPSTLGYRGFPKSVCTSVNEVVCHGIPDDTVLEDGDIVNIDITAFKNGVHGDTNRTFVVGEGSQEARDLVERTRTALDRGIKAVAPGRQVNVIGRAIEMYAKRFGYGVVRDYTGHGVGRAFHSGLIIPHYDAPQNDDVMKVGMVFTIEPMLTLGGVDADIWADEWTVTTRDKSLTAQFEHTLVVTERGAEVLTSYQH, from the coding sequence ATGCCCCGGGATCACGACGGTCACCTGACCCCCGGCCGGATCTCAGCGCAGCGTCCGGTCCCTGTCGCCATTCCGCGACCCGAGTACGTGGGCAAGGCGGCTCCTGCCCCCTACACCGGCGGTGACGTCTACGACGCGGCCGACATCGAGCTGATCCGCGAGAGCTCGCGCATCGCCTCCGACGCCATCACGGCGGTCGGTGCGGCCATCGTCCCGGGCGTCACGACCGACGAGCTCGATCGGATCGCCCACGAGTACGTCATCTCGCACGACGCCTACCCGTCGACCCTCGGCTACCGCGGATTCCCGAAGTCCGTGTGCACCTCCGTCAACGAGGTCGTCTGCCACGGCATCCCCGACGACACCGTCCTCGAAGACGGCGACATCGTCAACATCGACATCACGGCGTTCAAGAACGGCGTCCACGGCGACACCAACCGCACGTTCGTCGTCGGCGAGGGCTCGCAGGAGGCGCGGGATCTCGTCGAGCGGACGCGGACGGCCCTCGACCGCGGCATCAAGGCCGTCGCTCCGGGTCGCCAGGTGAACGTGATCGGCCGCGCCATCGAGATGTACGCGAAGCGCTTCGGGTACGGCGTGGTCCGCGACTACACCGGACACGGCGTCGGGCGCGCCTTCCACTCGGGCCTCATCATCCCCCACTACGACGCGCCCCAGAACGACGACGTCATGAAGGTCGGGATGGTCTTCACCATCGAGCCGATGCTCACCCTCGGCGGGGTCGACGCCGACATCTGGGCCGACGAGTGGACCGTCACCACGCGCGACAAGTCGCTCACCGCGCAGTTCGAGCACACCCTCGTCGTCACGGAGCGTGGCGCCGAGGTCCTGACCAGCTACCAGCACTAG
- the ppgK gene encoding polyphosphate--glucose phosphotransferase, translating to MATKAVGIDIGGTGIKGAIVDVDSGELLTDRIKKPTPEGGEPDAIVAVVKSIIEELGDESDDLHVGVCFPAAIMDGKTLSAANVSKKWIDFEAEALFEKTLGRPIHFVNDADAAGYAEAKYGAAKGIPGLVIMTTLGTGIGTALIHDGVLIVNAELGHLEIEGKDYETKASFAAKERDDLSWKHWARRLQKYYSRLEALLYPRLIVVGGGVSKQYQEFLPLLDLRAEVVPAKLRNNAGIMGAAALAAESKPSF from the coding sequence GTGGCAACCAAGGCAGTGGGTATCGACATCGGAGGCACCGGGATCAAGGGCGCCATCGTCGACGTCGATTCCGGGGAACTCCTCACCGACCGGATCAAGAAGCCCACTCCCGAGGGCGGCGAGCCCGACGCCATCGTCGCCGTCGTGAAATCGATCATCGAGGAGCTCGGCGACGAGTCGGACGACCTCCACGTCGGGGTCTGCTTCCCCGCCGCGATCATGGACGGCAAGACCCTCTCCGCCGCGAACGTGTCGAAGAAGTGGATCGACTTCGAGGCCGAAGCCCTGTTCGAGAAGACGCTCGGTCGTCCGATCCACTTCGTGAACGACGCCGATGCGGCGGGCTACGCGGAGGCGAAATACGGCGCGGCCAAGGGCATCCCGGGGCTCGTCATCATGACGACGCTCGGCACGGGCATCGGCACGGCGCTCATCCACGACGGCGTGCTCATCGTCAACGCGGAGCTCGGCCACCTCGAGATCGAGGGCAAGGATTACGAGACGAAGGCCTCCTTCGCCGCGAAGGAGCGCGACGACCTGTCGTGGAAGCACTGGGCCCGTCGGCTCCAGAAGTACTACTCGCGGCTCGAGGCCCTGCTCTACCCGCGGCTCATCGTCGTCGGCGGCGGCGTCTCGAAGCAGTACCAGGAGTTCCTGCCCCTGCTCGATCTCCGTGCGGAGGTCGTCCCCGCGAAGCTCCGCAACAACGCCGGCATCATGGGTGCGGCGGCGCTGGCGGCGGAGAGCAAGCCCTCCTTCTAG
- a CDS encoding Nif3-like dinuclear metal center hexameric protein, whose product MSTLGAVNAAIEKLWPLAGAESWDSPGLAVGDPTAEVTHIHLAVDAVLDTVDEALGMGADLLLVHHPLLFHGAKTVAESTTKGAVIARLVRGGAALIAAHTNADVVATGTSRVLAHQLGLTDQRPIQASAADPTGQTGLGIVGTAESPLTLMALARLLTDILPPTAGGVRVAGDHESVVSTVALCGGAGDSLLDHPEVLGADVYITSDLRHHPASDARELMRLGRGPALVDISHWAAEWLWLDTAAAQLRQAIPDVEVTLSDLRTDPWDFAVVR is encoded by the coding sequence GTGTCCACACTGGGAGCGGTCAACGCCGCCATCGAGAAGCTCTGGCCGCTCGCGGGTGCCGAGTCGTGGGATTCCCCGGGTCTCGCCGTCGGCGATCCCACCGCCGAGGTCACACACATCCACCTCGCCGTCGACGCCGTGCTCGACACCGTCGACGAGGCGCTCGGAATGGGCGCCGACCTCCTCCTCGTGCACCACCCCCTGCTCTTCCACGGGGCGAAGACGGTCGCCGAGAGCACGACGAAGGGCGCGGTCATCGCCCGTCTCGTCCGCGGCGGCGCCGCGCTCATCGCCGCCCACACGAACGCCGACGTCGTCGCCACGGGCACCTCGCGCGTCCTCGCCCACCAGCTGGGCCTCACCGACCAGCGACCGATCCAGGCGAGCGCGGCCGACCCGACCGGTCAGACCGGGCTCGGCATCGTGGGCACCGCCGAGAGCCCCCTCACACTCATGGCCCTCGCCCGGCTGCTGACCGACATCCTGCCGCCGACCGCCGGAGGCGTCCGCGTGGCCGGCGACCACGAGAGCGTCGTCTCCACGGTCGCTCTGTGCGGGGGAGCGGGCGACTCCCTCCTCGACCACCCCGAGGTCCTCGGCGCCGACGTCTACATCACGAGCGATCTCCGCCACCACCCCGCCTCCGACGCGCGCGAACTGATGCGACTCGGGCGCGGGCCGGCCCTCGTCGACATCTCGCACTGGGCCGCCGAGTGGCTCTGGCTCGACACCGCGGCCGCGCAGCTCCGGCAGGCGATCCCCGACGTGGAGGTCACGCTGAGCGACCTCCGGACCGACCCGTGGGACTTCGCCGTCGTGCGCTGA